The proteins below are encoded in one region of Chiloscyllium punctatum isolate Juve2018m chromosome 9, sChiPun1.3, whole genome shotgun sequence:
- the LOC140480976 gene encoding sialidase-3-like isoform X1 produces MQKVFFFCFVCCRAVIMPADQHPSRITLFKRKKGTVYRIPSLLYLKEHNTFLAFAEERASFHDVDAKHLVMRRGLFIRGTVKWEDMIPLKMAMLPGYRTMNPCPVYERKFGVIYLFFTCVKAGVTEQQQIWWGKNVARLCYVLSRDAGASWTQPTDLTDTVLDSQLYKWATFAVGPGHGVQTQQGRLIVPAYAYIISRRCCLIPPKFFTRPHSFYFYSDDSGDNWKLAEPITECPAVECELAEITITDSYHLLYCNARTQRRHRMEALSVDPDHFEIVRFAQGLPESRDGCQGSVVSFHHSNPVTLSSSKSKPGQTGTVVKMSWLLYTHPTGEPCCFYHKRNRTNLGVYINLKPLKPKQWYGPWIIQAGPSGYSDLVYLDGMGIFACLYECGISKSWEQIAFCLFTIDEVMENIF; encoded by the exons ATGCAAAAAGTAttctttttctgttttgtttgttgTAGGGCCGTAATTATGCCAGCTGACCAACACCCAAGTAGAATTACCTTATTTAAGAGGAAGAAGGGTACTGTGTACCGCATCCCCTCACTCCTCTACCTCAAGGAACACAACACGTTTTTAGCCTTTGCAGAGGAACGAGCATCATTCCACGATGTGGATGCAAAGCATCTGGTGATGAGGAGAGGCTTGTTTATCAGAGGAACAGTGAAG TGGGAGGACATGATACCACTGAAGATGGCCATGCTGCCTGGGTATCGGACAATGAACCCGTGCCCAGTGTACGAGCGGAAGTTTGGAGTGATTTACTTGTTCTTCACCTGCGTCAAGGCCGGTGTCACAGAGCAGCAACAGATCTGGTGGGGTAAGAACGTGGCCAGGCTGTGCTATGTGCTGAGTCGAGATGCTGGAGCCAGCTGGACACAGCCGACAGATCTGACTGACACAGTCCTCGACAGCCAGCTCTACAAATGGGCCACCTTTGCGGTGGGACCTGGTCACGGTGTGCAGACACAACAAGGGAGGCTCATCGTCCCTGCCTATGCCTACATCATCAGCCGGAGATGCTGCCTGATCCCACCTAAATTCTTCACACGCCCGCACTCTTTCTACTTCTACAGTGACGACAGTGGAGACAACTGGAAACTGGCAGAACCAATAACGGAGTGCCCAGCAGTGGAGTGTGAGTTGGCAGAGATTACCATCACTGACAGCTACCATCTACTGTACTGTAATGCCCGAACACAAAGGCGGCACAGAATGGAAGCATTGAGCGTGGACCCCGACCACTTTGAAATTGTCCGCTTCGCGCAGGGACTGCCAGAATCGAGGGATGGCTGTCAGGGCAGCGTGGTGAGTTTCCATCACTCAAACCCAGTCACCCTTTCATCCAGCAAGTCCAAACCTGGGCagactggcacagtggttaagaTGTCCTGGCTCCTGTACACCCACCCAACAGGCGAACCTTGCTGTTTTTATCACAAACGCAATCGGACTAACCTGGGGGTCTACATCAACCTGAAGCCCCTGAAACCTAAACAATGGTATGGTCCATGGATCATCCAGGCTGGACCTAGTGGTTACTCTGACCTGGTGTACCTTGATGGGATGGGAATCTTTGCTTGTTTGTACGAATGTGGTATCTCCAAATCCTGGGAACAAATTGCTTTCTGTCTGTTTACCATCGATGAGGTAATGGAAAATATCTTTTAA
- the LOC140480976 gene encoding sialidase-3-like isoform X2, which yields MPADQHPSRITLFKRKKGTVYRIPSLLYLKEHNTFLAFAEERASFHDVDAKHLVMRRGLFIRGTVKWEDMIPLKMAMLPGYRTMNPCPVYERKFGVIYLFFTCVKAGVTEQQQIWWGKNVARLCYVLSRDAGASWTQPTDLTDTVLDSQLYKWATFAVGPGHGVQTQQGRLIVPAYAYIISRRCCLIPPKFFTRPHSFYFYSDDSGDNWKLAEPITECPAVECELAEITITDSYHLLYCNARTQRRHRMEALSVDPDHFEIVRFAQGLPESRDGCQGSVVSFHHSNPVTLSSSKSKPGQTGTVVKMSWLLYTHPTGEPCCFYHKRNRTNLGVYINLKPLKPKQWYGPWIIQAGPSGYSDLVYLDGMGIFACLYECGISKSWEQIAFCLFTIDEVMENIF from the exons ATGCCAGCTGACCAACACCCAAGTAGAATTACCTTATTTAAGAGGAAGAAGGGTACTGTGTACCGCATCCCCTCACTCCTCTACCTCAAGGAACACAACACGTTTTTAGCCTTTGCAGAGGAACGAGCATCATTCCACGATGTGGATGCAAAGCATCTGGTGATGAGGAGAGGCTTGTTTATCAGAGGAACAGTGAAG TGGGAGGACATGATACCACTGAAGATGGCCATGCTGCCTGGGTATCGGACAATGAACCCGTGCCCAGTGTACGAGCGGAAGTTTGGAGTGATTTACTTGTTCTTCACCTGCGTCAAGGCCGGTGTCACAGAGCAGCAACAGATCTGGTGGGGTAAGAACGTGGCCAGGCTGTGCTATGTGCTGAGTCGAGATGCTGGAGCCAGCTGGACACAGCCGACAGATCTGACTGACACAGTCCTCGACAGCCAGCTCTACAAATGGGCCACCTTTGCGGTGGGACCTGGTCACGGTGTGCAGACACAACAAGGGAGGCTCATCGTCCCTGCCTATGCCTACATCATCAGCCGGAGATGCTGCCTGATCCCACCTAAATTCTTCACACGCCCGCACTCTTTCTACTTCTACAGTGACGACAGTGGAGACAACTGGAAACTGGCAGAACCAATAACGGAGTGCCCAGCAGTGGAGTGTGAGTTGGCAGAGATTACCATCACTGACAGCTACCATCTACTGTACTGTAATGCCCGAACACAAAGGCGGCACAGAATGGAAGCATTGAGCGTGGACCCCGACCACTTTGAAATTGTCCGCTTCGCGCAGGGACTGCCAGAATCGAGGGATGGCTGTCAGGGCAGCGTGGTGAGTTTCCATCACTCAAACCCAGTCACCCTTTCATCCAGCAAGTCCAAACCTGGGCagactggcacagtggttaagaTGTCCTGGCTCCTGTACACCCACCCAACAGGCGAACCTTGCTGTTTTTATCACAAACGCAATCGGACTAACCTGGGGGTCTACATCAACCTGAAGCCCCTGAAACCTAAACAATGGTATGGTCCATGGATCATCCAGGCTGGACCTAGTGGTTACTCTGACCTGGTGTACCTTGATGGGATGGGAATCTTTGCTTGTTTGTACGAATGTGGTATCTCCAAATCCTGGGAACAAATTGCTTTCTGTCTGTTTACCATCGATGAGGTAATGGAAAATATCTTTTAA